The Lycium barbarum isolate Lr01 chromosome 10, ASM1917538v2, whole genome shotgun sequence genome includes a region encoding these proteins:
- the LOC132613626 gene encoding uncharacterized protein LOC132613626: MAEDDSNSSNYSSGRNTILWGLSFGVASAIAFKAVGAIFPQRSAAEKSSNGNEKEKINPSQVIIPAININMPPNEVENISQNSQNIPSQPKPKVPGHAVPCGEVLDLYKDVSILRSIFFPLQYKLCCSNFSIMSSDACWLIQYIFREFDSNAATL, translated from the exons ATGGCTG AAGATGATTCAAATTCATCAAACTATTCTTCAGGACGTAACACTATTTTATGGG GTTTATCATTTGGAGTAGCCTCAGCAATAGCATTCAAAGCCGTTGGAGCTATATTTCCTCAAAGAAGTGCTGCAGAAAAATCTTCCAATGGAAATGAGAAGGAAAAAATTAATCCATCTCAAGTTATTATACCTGCAATTAATATTAATATGCCTCCCAACGAAGTTGAGAATATTTCACAAAATTCTCAAAATATACCTTCTCAACCTAAGCCGAAGGTCCCAGGTCACGCTGTGCCATGTGGTGAAGTGCTAGACTTATATAAAGATGTAAGTATATTACGTTCCATTTTTTTCCCTTTACAGTATAAGCTATGTTGCTCGAATTTTTCAATAATGTCGTCCGATGCATGCTGGCTCATTCAATACATATTTAGAGAATTCGACTCGAATGCAGCAACATTATAA